A genomic window from Plasmodium coatneyi strain Hackeri chromosome 13, complete sequence includes:
- a CDS encoding SICA antigen, with product MAQLLNKIRIWIERMLGEMMKEDTEGTGKSLCEGMEQGGNGMTEGQREVCAFIVRNLLKIKELSGGQCESGNADKEMEEYVYCAVINMWIYEYRQVHCETENVITNAFGAMEKVKGGFGARTQCEECAYKIMEHMNMGHMDMLGVIRAAMEVKEKIMALIKKKPEKPCPKQKNALSALVPSSDSDMGTTAHPQQQQHQQTGEGVAKPVTVPVTTTSTTTRPYQFLTKLLERWIIARGMNDVEDFGKLIWQDLRIAFDDMMNNVLEDANDEKTMCARVGPDGKQMLNRDNDSKELCKMLMKISMWIDGWEQKFNSKKRWHWVPREREKKAKERRLQNYLRCLIGKVTMVGMFKTHCKLGKVAPVIKSNMDEKRKEGKIKNRSGICDEIDNASLGVGGKLIWEELDKWINGYTRQANKAKGFREVEAGKSPLHTIKGQGKRGCLTGKEKKERSETFEELGIVVTSGEKDNIAEDTVNWKKSAIGDMLKKVKQKEDQRRKKMGCPDTNPSGFEEGEELTISEWFTHFFNEPTNDPDEKFDWDKYDGYKSVCETNSLGDGKFDPSKHGEFCKIMLKNVMMVTNKKNVYNPMDQNPACRGKHIPLCDLLKVWMYYMSTVCAPKEVADYVFTAVEALSQEWGKEDYVKCEYKGVVDLYRGNTDMLYEVHKLLQNIINSNMLGALSKRKWCDESTRQYQTNLMESSTRARSDKGENNSIVSHNSEGTGMEDTIKKIKVRMEEEEEELKGVMEVVEEVVHQQQQQQSQAVQPQGPPPPVPRAEEERGDGKYKVQTVQEPQPPQQRELQPQAPSAPATPSAPLPAPAVPGVGADGPGGGPPAAPDDSPVDQVGNPAGPRVPGGLGAGSPEDPSNQQTGPKLTSPSTKNTEDLGKTEVAVGPASITTTMDSGKVTRTKDGPGRGGGEATPLPIPVALSNKVDLLTPYLPTIPVAIAISVISYLLWKYFAVLGKSRKRHRRAHQVPGLPSSEEQLLDHVEQADGPHEYTLVKKRKQPRSVPTGIKSSKGCIGRRMIIDIHLEVLDECQKGDTKLVQEDFFEILVQEFMGSEFIKEDFVPKEEHVPYADSGFREEDFLPKGQIFIVDIPKEDVPNEQVPCSDFGF from the exons ATG GCACaattattaaataaaataaggattTGGATTGAAAGGATGTTAGGGGAAATGATGAAGGAAGATACTGAAGGAACTGGTAAGAGTCTATGCGAAGGGATGGAACAAGGAGGGAATGGAATGACTGAGGGGCAGAGGGAGGTGTGTGCCTTCATTGTAagaaatttgttaaaaataaaggaactaAGTGGGGGTCAATGTGAAAGCGGAAATGCTGAtaaggaaatggaagagtACGTCTACTGCGCAGTAATAAATATGTGGATATATGAATATAGGCAGGTACACTGTGAAACGGAAAATGTTATAACGAATGCATTCGGTGCaatggaaaaagtgaaagggGGATTTGGTGCACGAACTCAGTGTGAAGAATGTGCGTATAAAATAATGGAACATATGAATATGGGGCACATGGATATGTTAGGAGTTATTCGTGCTGCCAtggaagtaaaggaaaaaattatggcTTTAATAAAGAAGAAACCAGAAAAACCATGTccaaaacagaaaaatgctCTATCAGCATTAGTTCCTTCATCTGATAGTGATATGGGGACTACAGCACatccacaacaacaacaacatcaacAAACAGGAGAAGGAGTAGCGAAGCCAGTTACCGTCCCCGTCACCACTACAAGCACAACAACAAGACCATATCAATTCTTAACCAAATTATTGGAAAGGTGGATAATAGCACGAGGCATGAACGATGTGGAAGATTTCGGG AAACTTATATGGCAAGACCTAAGAATTGCGTTCGACGACATGATGAATAATGTCCTGGAGGACGCGAACGATGAAAAAACAATGTGTGCCAGAGTAGGTCCAGACGGTAAGCAAATGCTCAATAGGGACAATGACAGTAAGGAGTTATGTAAAATGCTAATGAAAATATCGATGTGGATAGATGGATGGGAGCAGAAATTCAATAGTAAGAAGAGGTGGCATTGGGTACCAAGAGAACGggagaaaaaggcaaaagagAGAAGATTACAGAATTATCTAAGATGTCTAATAGGTAAAGTAACCATGGTGGGAATGTTTAAAACACATTGTAAGTTAGGTAAAGTGGCTCCAGTAATTAAAAGTAATATGgacgaaaaaaggaaggaaggaaagattAAGAATAGAAGTGGAATATGTGATGAAATAGATAATGCAAGTTTAGGGgtggggggaaaattaaTATGGGAAGAATTAGATAAGTGGATAAATGGCTATACAAGGCAGGCGAATAAGGCAAAAGGCTTCCGGGAAGTAGAGGCAGGGAAGAGCCCACTGCACACAATAAAGGGACAGGGGAAGAGAGGTTGCCTaacagggaaggaaaaaaaggaaaggtcaGAAACCTTCGAGGAACTAGGAATAGTAGTCACCTCAGGGGAAAAAGACAACATAGCAGAGGACACTgtaaattggaaaaaaagtgctatAGGGgatatgttaaaaaaagttaaacaaaaagaagatcaaagaaggaagaaaatgggaTGCCCCGATACTAACCCTAGCGGATtcgaggaaggagaagaac ttACTATTAGTGAATGGTTCACACACTTCTTTAATGAACCAACAAATGATCCAGATGAGAAGTTTGATTGGGATAAGTACGATGGATATAAGAGTGTGTGTGAGACCAATAGCTTGGGGGATGGTAAATTTGACCCCAGTAAACATGGGGAGTTCTGTAaaattatgttaaaaaatgtCATGATGGTTACaaataagaagaatgtgTATAACCCAATGGACCAGAACCCTGCATGTCGGGGGAAGCATATCCCACTCTGCGATCTATTAAAAGTATGGATGTATTATATGAGTACCGTCTGTGCACCAAAGGAAGTTGCAGATTATGTTTTTACTGCTGTGGAGGCATTAAGCCAAGagtgggggaaggaagactatGTGAAGTGTGAATACAAAGGAGTTGTAGATCTTTATAGGGGGAATACAGATATGTTATATGAAGTGCACAAATTATTGcagaatattattaatagTAATATGTTAGGTGCATTAAGTAAAAGGAAATGGTGCGACGAGAGTACAAGACAATATCAAACGAACTTAATGGAAAGTAGTACGCGTGCAAGGAGtgataaaggagaaaacaatTCAATCGTCAGTCATAATAGTGAGGGTACAGGGATGGAGGACACCATTAAGAAAATTAAAGTAAGaatggaagaggaggaagaagaattgaAGGGTGTAATGGAAGTTGTTGAAGAAGTAGTGcatcaacaacaacaacaacaatcaCAAGCAGTCCAACCTCAAGGACCACCCCCTCCAGTACCACGTGCTGAGGAAGAGAGGGGGGATGGTAAATACAAGGTACAGACGGTGCAAGAACCTCAACCCCCCCAACAGAGGGAACTACAGCCCCAAGCACCATCAGCCCCTGCCACACCATCTGCTCCTTTACCTGCTCCTGCTGTCCCAGGTGTGGGTGCAGATGGTCCAGGTGGTGGTCCCCCTGCTGCCCCAGATGATAGCCCAGTTGACCAAGTTGGCAACCCAGCTGGTCCACGTGTACCAGGTGGTCTAGGTGCTGGTAGTCCTGAGGATCCGTCCAATCAACAAACTGGTCCGAAGTTAACTTCTCcaagtacaaaaaatacgGAAGACCTCGGGAAAACTGAAGTAGCAGTTGGTCCAGCAtcaataacaacaacaatggaCTCTGGGAAAGTTACAAGAACTAAAGATGGTCCAGGGAGGGGGGGTGGCGAAGCCACCCCCCTTCCTATTCCAGTCGCACTTAGTAACAAGGTTgacctccttaccccataccttcctacaatCCCTGTTGCCATCGCCATCTCTGTCataagttatctcctttggaag tatttTGCCGTTCTTGGTAAAAGCAGAAAACGTCACAGAAGAGCACATCAAGTACCTGGTCTTCCATCCTcagaagaacaactccttgatCATGTGGAACAGGcggatggtccacatgaatataccttagttaAGAAGCGaaaacaaccaagatctgttcCAACGGGAATAAAGAGTTCAAAAGGATGTATtggtcgccgcatgattattgatattcatttagaagtcttagacgaatgtcaaaagggggacaccAAACTGGTtcaggaagacttttttgaaattttggttcaagaatttatgggaagcgaattcataaaagaagactttgttcctaaggaagagcaTGTTCCATAtgcagattccgggtttagggaggaagactttctgcCTAAGGGACAAATTTTTATCGTTgatattcctaaggaggatgttcctaatgaacaggttccatgttcagatttcggtttttag